In Magnetovibrio sp. PR-2, the genomic window TTGAGTTCTGCAATTATCCAAGGGCGAGGGGCAAACCGCCCAAAACCAAACGTTTCATATTATATCCCCTATCGATTGCTGATTTCGTATACTCAAGGTGTCGTTCTCATACCGCTCCCAATGCAGTATGACGAATTTAAAATATTCACACTCTGAGTCTTGAGGCATGTCCATGACAGATAAAAAATCAGCCGAACGGGTGACCATTTCCTTGGAGCCGGAGCTTTTGGAACAGTTCGATCTATTTTTGGATGAAAAAGGCTATGGCAACCGTTCAGAGGGCATGCGTGACGCTGTGCGCCAACTGTTGGCCCAAGACCGGGTGGACGCCAGCGAAGAAACAGCGTGCGTCGGCTGCGTCACATATGTTTATGACCACCGCGAACGCCAGTTATCCAACCGGCTCATGGAAGCGCAGCACCATCACCACAATATTCCTGCGGCAACCCTGCACCTGCACATCGACGCCAACAATTGTTTGGAAGCAACCGTGCTCAATGGAACGGTGAAAGAGGTGCGCCACGTCGCCAATCATATCACGTCACAAACCGGCGTGAAAAACGGCCACTTGCATATCATCCCGGTGGAACCGGAGGACGGCTGAGGTCTCACACAAAGCTATCTGCGTTTTAAGCCAAGCTGGGCTTCGACCTCTTTGAGCTCTTCGACGAAAGGTTCGATTTTTTCGCAGCTACACCCGGATGCGATGGGGTCGTCGTAACGCATCATCTTGTTTTGCTTGCGCGGGTCTTCACACGGCCAGCAGGTTTGGCGCGATGATTTGGTGATCAATTCGCTACGCCGTTTCATCAATGCTTCACGATCGCTCATGGACTAGCCTTTCCTCAACCTCTCTGTCCCACCACTTTAGCCGCAAATTCTGAACCTGACTATCTTTGCCCCCAAGGTCCCTTGGGACGAATGTCGTCGTTGCCCTGGCGCGTGTGCGGGACCGAACTGGAGCGGCGCGCGCGCTGGACCGGGCCTTCGGAGGTCGGCGGCGTCGAATACGTCGAACGCGCTGATTCTTGAGTAGGCTGAGCTTTCATATCACCCACCATGGCTTCGAGACGCTCAATGCGGTTTTTCATATTGGGGTGGGTGGAAAACAGATTGTCCATTTTACGCGCGTGCAGCGGGTTGACGATAAACATGTGCGCGGTGGCGGGATTGTCTTCGGCGCGCACGTTGTCAATTTGCTGCGCACCTTGCTCCAATTTCGCCAATGCGCTCGCCAACCACATAGGTTGGCCGCATATTTCGGAACCGATACGATCGGCTTCATACTCGCGTGTGCGAGAAATCGCCATCTGCACCATCATCGCCGCCATAGGCGCCAAAATAGCCACCAACAGCACACCGATGATCCCCAGCGGGTTGTTGCGGCTATCGCTCGAGCCCCCGAAAAACATGGCGAAATTGGCCAACATGGACAAGGCACCGGCGATGGTCGCGGTGATGGTCATGATTAAAGTATCGCGGTTTTTCACGTGGGCGAGTTCGTGCGCCATGACGCCTGCGACTTCATTTGTGTTAAGGATGCGCAACAATCCCGTGGTCGCCGCCACGGCTGCGTTGTCAGGGTTGCGCCCAGTGGCAAATGCGTTGGGTTGGGCTTCGTCGATGATATAGACCTTGGGCATGGGCAGCTCGGCCTGCTGCGCCAGTGCGGCAACCATGTCGTAGAATTCCGGCTGCTCGGCGCGGCTGACTTCTTTTGCGCCATACATGCGCAAAACCATCTTGTCGGACGACCAATAGGCAAAGGCGTTCATACCCAAAGCCACCATCAAAGCGATCACCAAACCGCCTTCACCGCCCAAAAAGAACCCCACGCCCAAAAAAAGTGCGGTCATCCCAGACAGCAAAACAGCTGTGCGCATATAACCCATTTTGCGCTAACTCCTTCTGATCACGTCATTTCGCATGTGAGATAGTCACGCAGGCCTTGCACGTCAATCCTGTATTCACCATATAAGTTTTGTATTTTCACTTTACCTCAAGCTCAAACCACTTTAGATATCCCTTCGTTTTAATTCTAAGTGGCCCACGCTCAGAAAAATTCGGAATACCGATGACACAATTTAACCTCGACTTGATCGCCCCCGCACGCGAACGTCTGTCCAAACACTTGGTTTACGAATCCGTGCGAACGGTGGAAGACTTGCGTGTATTCATGCAACACCATGTCTTTTCGGTGTGGGACTTCATGTCTTTGTGCAAAACCTTGCAAAACGAACTGGCTCCGATCCAGGTGCCTTGGGCACCGAAGGGTGATCCGGTGGTGCGTCGTTTCATCAACGAAATCGTTTTGGAAGAAGAAACCGACCAAGGCCTGCCCGGCGCGGAACCTGAATTCGCCAGCCATTTTGAGCTCTATTGCTTGGCTATGGATGAAATCGGGGGGGACTCCTCGCTGGTCAAGGCCTTCGTCGAAACCGCAGCCCGTGACGGCATTCAAAAAGCCCTGAGCACGCACGACGTGCCCGCCCCGTCGCGCGCGTTTATGGAACATACCTTCGCCTTCATCGAAAGCGGAAAGTCACACGTGATATCGGCTGCTTTTGCGTTGGGTCGCGAACACATCATTCCGTCAATGTTCCGTTCGTTCTTAAAAGACATGGGCATTACGAACAAGGACGCTCCGGCGTTCCATTACTACCTGGAACGTCACATCCACTTGGATGAGGACTTCCACGCGCCCTTATCTTTGCGCATGTTAAACAGCTTCATCGCCGACGATGCACGCAAGGGCAAAGAAGCCGAGCAGGCTGCACTAGACGCCATAGAAGCGCGCACCCAGTTCTGGGATGGCGTATTCGACGCCCTGCCCGGCAACCAAGCGGCGGCAGAATAAACCTACTTTTTCAGATAATTGTAGTCATAGGGCGGAGCGCCCGGCTTATCAAACGCCGGGATGCGCCCGACCAATGCCTCAAGCATGCGCAGCTCCGCGTCCGTGTGGTCAATCACGGGCGCTTTTTCGATCAATTTTGGGGCATCGGTTTCATAGATATAGCGCGGACTGTCGTGGTGCTGGGTTGCGACCGTTTCCAACAATTCTCCCGACTGTGCACTTTTCAGATCCGCCCCGCCATAACACACACAGGCATAGGTGCGGCCCTTCTCTACCGAGACATAACACGCCGTCCCACGGATACCGATGGTCGCCATGGGCGTGACGATGTTGGTCCGAGTCGGTGCGAATACCGACAACATGGAACCCGCAAACAAGCGAATCTCGCCCGACAAATCGCGCTCCAGCCCTTCTTCGAAATGCTCGGTGTAAAACTCGACCACGGAGTCTTCACGCAACAAGTAAGAATGATGCCCGATGATGATCGTGCAGCTGCCGTCCGCGCCTGTTGAGCAGACGTCGCCTGGGCGGACTTCGTCACCCTTTTTGGCGGACAGGCCGTTGAGACGCACATCACCAGAGGCTTCCTGAATGCCCGGCGTTAAGGGCACGTGGCCTTCGGCACCGGCTTTCTTCAATAGACTGAGCATGGCAGGCGCAAAGCCTGTCGCGAGGAGAAGGGAGCGGATAAACCGCCGCCTTGTCGGGTGAAAATTTGATAAATCCATGGTTTAAGAATAGGAAGCAGAGCAACCGCTTACAAGCGATTAGACAGCAAAAAGCCCGCTCTTTCGAGCGGGCTTTTTAGATGGTCCAACTGAGCCTGACTTACGCGGCTTTGGCGAGCGCGCGTTGGATACGGCGCTTCAGCTTTTTAGCCTCATCAGTCAGCTTCAGGTTGGACGTCCCTAAAAGGTATGCATCCAGGCCACCGTTGTGTTCGATGGTGCGGATGGTGCTGGCGCACAAACGCAGACGAACGGTGGTGCCAAGGGCGTCGCTCAACAAAGAGAGATCCTGCAGGTTCGGCAGGAAACGACGACGGGTTTTGTTGTGGGCGTGAGACACGTTGTTACCGGTCAGAACGCCACGGCCGGTCAGGGCGCATTTACGGGCCATTGTTCGGCTCCTCATCTAAAAACATATGCAGGGCCACACCACGTGCAGCCCCGAGTGGGCGGGTTTTACGGAATTTTAGGGTATGCGTCAAGCCATAAATGGCCCGAAACGCTGGATATTTTCCGCCGAAATCCGGCCTATTTCCCGGCCTTGCGAATAAACGACATCAATTCCAGCGAAAAACGGGGGCCTTTTTTGATAACCGTGGTGTGCGGCGGCAAGGATTCGACCATCTCTTCATTAATATCGTCGGCTGTAACGACAGCAACCTTGACGTCCCGGGTGACGGCAAACATCTGCAGAGCCCACGCCAATTCCATGCCCGTAATGGGCCCTAAGGCCTGGGTGGTGATGACGTAATCGGGATGCAGCGTCAACGCCATATCAATGGCTTCCACCGGTTTTTCGACGATGGTGACCTTGTAGCCCAGTTGGGCGAGCTCTTGCGAAATGATTTTCCGCTGCACGCCGCGCGGCATCAGCATCAGGGCCGAACCCTTGTCCAGTGCCCGCGCACCGCTTTGACGGCGGCCCGTGGGCAGTGAGCGCAGCATCATATGCGCCAGCTCGTGGTCCGGTTCTTCACCGGCGATTAAAATATCGGTGATGGTGTTGATGAAGACCATTAAGTCTTCGGCAGCCACCGTGGACACGTCGCCCGACGTTTCCAAATAGTCTTCCAGACCGTGGGCGACTTTAGAAATGGTGGGGAATCCGAACGAGCCCCCTGCCCCTTTGATGGAGTGGATCACGCGTTTGACTTCAAGGATATGCTGTTCGGCGCTGGTGTCGCCTTGGCGTAGCGCTTCGATTTCTTCTTCCAGATCGTCGAGTTTGTCACGGGTATTATCAATAAAATCTTGGCGAATATCCGCCAAAATCATCTGAAGATCTGGATCAGTCGACATGCACGCCCCCATCGTCCGGCAATTGAGCCCTTCCCAAGGAGGCCATTTTAGCCCTATCCCCTTTTAGCGCAAGAAAAAACCCCGCCGAGTATATCAGCGGGGCTTCTTCATACAGGTGTGTGTGGCTTACCAGGTCGCCATTTCGGCTTTCAGGTTTTCGTCCAGCTTTTCCAAGAACTGGTTGGTGGTCATCCAGGCTTGGTCCGGGCCGATCAACAAGGCCAAGTCTTTGGTCATGAAACCGGCTTCGACGGTGTCGACACAGACTTTTTCCAAGGTTTCAGCAAACTTCACCACGTCCGGCGTATCGTCGAACTGACCGCGATAGGCCAGGCCACGGGTCCATGCGAAGATGGACGCGATGGGGTTGGTGGAGGTTTCTTTGCCCTCTTGGTGCTGGCGGTAGTGACGGGTCACGGTGCCGTGTGCGGCTTCCGCTTCCACAACGTCGCCTTCCGGCGTCATCAGAACGGACGTCATCAAACCCAGCGAGCCGAAGCCCTGAGCAACCGTGTCGGACTGTACGTCGCCGTCGTAGTTCTTACACGCCCAAACAAAGCCACCGGACCATTTCATGGCGCAAGCGACCATGTCGTCGATCAGGCGGTGTTCGTAGGTGATGCCCGCAGCGTCGAATTTTTCTTTGAATTCAGCGTCGAATACTTCTTGGAACAGGTCTTTGAAGCGACCGTCATAGGCTTTCATGATGGTGTTCTTGGTGGACAAGTACACCGGCCAGCCCATGTTCAGACCGTAGTTCATGCACGAACGGGCAAAACCGCGGATGGAATCATCCAAGTTGTACATGGACATAGCCACGCCGCCGCCGGGGAAATCAAACACGGTGTGTTCGATGGGCTCAGAGCCGTCTTCCGGAACGAACTTCATGGTCAGCGTGCCGGGACGGTCCACGACCATGTCGGTGGCGCGGTATTGATCACCAAACGCGTGACGGCCGATAACGATCGGTTGGGTCCAGCCTGGAACCAAGCGCGGCACGTTGTCGCAAATGATCGGCTGACGGAACACGGTGCCGCCGATGATGTTGCGGATGGTGCCGTTGGGCGAGCGATACATTTTTTTCAGATCGAACTCTTCCACGCGGGCTTCGTCCGGGGTGATGGTGGCGCACTTGACGCCGACGCGATGTTCTTTGATGGCGTTGGCAGCGTCGATGGTGATTTGATCATCCGTCTCATCACGCTTTTCCATGCCCAAATCATAGTATTTCAGATCCACGTCCAGGTACGGCAGGATCAGTTTGTTCTTGATGAATTCCCAAATGATGCGGGTCATTTCATCGCCATCGAGCTCGACGATAGGATTGGCGACTTTGATTTTCGACATCCGTGTGTCTCCTTAGTTTCCCCGTCCCCCAGAATCACCAGCAGTGTGAACAGGGTTCTTTCGAGGGCTTTATGAGTGCTGAAGCAGCTTAAGTTAGTTGTTATTGTGCGCGTGCAACATAAGGCCCGTGATCCACTTTGACAAGCACCGCTTCTCAAAAACCTACACTTTTGGGCTGGCGAACAAAGTAGAGCTATTCAGCAGCAAGGAGCAAAGGATTATAACAAATTTTCGCAGAAGAGCTGCAAACAAGGCGTTAACTTGTGTTAACGCCTTTTTGAGGAAATTTTCGCTGGGGAAACGTTTGAAAAGTAGTTTTTCGAAACTGGAGTGGTTACCAATGTAAACTGACCAACAGATCGACCGCCCGCTGAACGACTTTTAACGACGACATCATATTCGTTCGACTTGCTTCTCGGCTTTGATTCTAGTGTATAAGCGCCGCCATTCAGATTGTTTGACATTTTGTCATTCTTTCCCATCGTGATCCCCTGTCCCATCAGTATCCTCTGTACGAACCGCCATTAGTTCCTGAAACGGTTGTAGCACAAGATATAGTAGGCTAGCCAGAGGCCTGCCCATAGATACATCTCGATCTTCTGAGAATGCATTGATAATATTGGCATCTAAGGCGAGAAAACCAATGAGACGATCGTCTGTGTAACCCAAGTCTGGTCGTTTGTCTTGCCGAATCGGCCAAACAATAGAAGTTTTATAAGGCAGCTGCCATTCGCTGAAATGACGACCTCTTTGCCAATATGTGTTGCTGGATGATGCATAACCTTCGTGTTTTTCGAGGTTGGGTGAATAGAAATACCCTTTGTCATTTACAGCAGGGTCATAAAGCATCAAGAAGTCCGTATTCAACTCAAGCACATCATGATGCGTTTCATATCTTACTTTGTCATCCTGTGAATACTGTCTCCAAGATGACCAATCGCGAGCCAATGTGTATACATGCTGCTTCCCCTTATGCTCATAAAACATTTTTATACACAGTCGGCAACGTGTGCCTGTTACGTTGGAAAACACATGTGAATAAACATCCAACGCATCGGTAAGTAGATTTCGAGCAACCTCTATATTTCTATCAACATCGCCATTAGGGTTTTCAAGGCAATAGAGCACAAATGAATGAAAATCACGAAGGCTCACACTAGCTTTATCAAAATCACTTAAGGCGTTGACTACTTGTTTGCCTGGGGCAATTTGGACCCCAACAATTATCAGGGCAAGCACAGATAGCAAAGCGATCAGAGCCAATGCAGAACTTTGGACCAACAACTCGTGCGTACGATCAACAGCAAAAACAGATATCAACCATGCAACACCAGTAGTGATGCCAAACATAGCCGCTGTATTCGTCACAACGCGACCTAACGGGTAGCGCCATTTATCCCAAATTGTTTGAAGAGATGGCATAACTTTCCCTCCTGAAAGCTAAACTTATTATAGAGAGGAAAATCAAAAAACAACCTTTTTTCACCTTCAAAGGTGGCTGGTCAGCACCACGGCGTCGGCATCGGGGGCTTGTTCGATGGCGTTAAAGACGTCTTCGATGTTATCCACAACCTGGAACAGGTCCTTGACCTTGTGATGACCGAAGCCGCCGTCCACCACCCGGTCTATGAGGGCGAAGTACGGATCCCAATAGCCGTTGATGTTGACAAAGATAATAGGCTTGTTGTGCTGTTGCAGCTGCTTCCACGTGGTGATTTCAATGCTTTCGTCCAGCGTGCCCAAGCCACCCGGCAGCACCACAAAAGCGTCTGAAATCTCAAACATTTTGGCTTTGCGTGCGTGCATGCCTTCGACCACGATTTCATCCGCACCTTCGACCACGCCAACTTCGTAGGCGCGCAGAAATTCAGGGATAATGCCGGTCACCGGCGCACCAGCGGCCACAGCTGCATTGGCGACGGTGGCCATCAAGCCAATGCCGCCCCCGCCGTAAACCAAGCGCACACCCTTTTCGCCGAGCATCTGACCCAGCTTTTGGCCGGCTTCACCGTGCGCCGGGTCTTCTCCGTTACGAGAGCCGCAAAACACACACAAAGACGATAACTTCGTCATGGAAATCCCCCATAGGTCACTTACATACATAGCCGTAACACTTTTTTTTGACCTTGCCCCAACGCATTCAGGAGTTCAAGCCATGCATATCTTTAAATCTGCCGCCCTGGCCTTATGCCTTGTTTCCGTGACAGCCGTCAGTACACCTGCGCTGGCTGACGAAGCGGGCGAAATCAAGTATCGCAAAGCCGTGATGAAATCCATCGGCGGGCACATGGGTGCTATTGTCGGCATCCTCAAAGGCCAAACCGGCAACAAAGCCAACCTCGCTGCCCACGGACGTGGCCTAGCTGAACTGGCCTCAATCACCCGGTCGGTTTTCCCGGCAGGCTCCGATTTTGGTGAGACCGAAGCTCTGCCCGCCGTTTGGGAAAAACCGGCCGAGTTCGCCAAAGCCGTTTCCATGTTCGAAGCCGCCGCCAAAGGCATGGAGACCGCCACCATGTCGGGAGATATGGCTGCCGTC contains:
- a CDS encoding TIGR00730 family Rossman fold protein, coding for MTKLSSLCVFCGSRNGEDPAHGEAGQKLGQMLGEKGVRLVYGGGGIGLMATVANAAVAAGAPVTGIIPEFLRAYEVGVVEGADEIVVEGMHARKAKMFEISDAFVVLPGGLGTLDESIEITTWKQLQQHNKPIIFVNINGYWDPYFALIDRVVDGGFGHHKVKDLFQVVDNIEDVFNAIEQAPDADAVVLTSHL
- a CDS encoding Hpt domain-containing protein, whose translation is MSTDPDLQMILADIRQDFIDNTRDKLDDLEEEIEALRQGDTSAEQHILEVKRVIHSIKGAGGSFGFPTISKVAHGLEDYLETSGDVSTVAAEDLMVFINTITDILIAGEEPDHELAHMMLRSLPTGRRQSGARALDKGSALMLMPRGVQRKIISQELAQLGYKVTIVEKPVEAIDMALTLHPDYVITTQALGPITGMELAWALQMFAVTRDVKVAVVTADDINEEMVESLPPHTTVIKKGPRFSLELMSFIRKAGK
- a CDS encoding c-type cytochrome — encoded protein: MHIFKSAALALCLVSVTAVSTPALADEAGEIKYRKAVMKSIGGHMGAIVGILKGQTGNKANLAAHGRGLAELASITRSVFPAGSDFGETEALPAVWEKPAEFAKAVSMFEAAAKGMETATMSGDMAAVGAALGKLGGACKNCHENFREKKQ
- the htpX gene encoding zinc metalloprotease HtpX — protein: MGYMRTAVLLSGMTALFLGVGFFLGGEGGLVIALMVALGMNAFAYWSSDKMVLRMYGAKEVSRAEQPEFYDMVAALAQQAELPMPKVYIIDEAQPNAFATGRNPDNAAVAATTGLLRILNTNEVAGVMAHELAHVKNRDTLIMTITATIAGALSMLANFAMFFGGSSDSRNNPLGIIGVLLVAILAPMAAMMVQMAISRTREYEADRIGSEICGQPMWLASALAKLEQGAQQIDNVRAEDNPATAHMFIVNPLHARKMDNLFSTHPNMKNRIERLEAMVGDMKAQPTQESARSTYSTPPTSEGPVQRARRSSSVPHTRQGNDDIRPKGPWGQR
- a CDS encoding NADP-dependent isocitrate dehydrogenase; amino-acid sequence: MSKIKVANPIVELDGDEMTRIIWEFIKNKLILPYLDVDLKYYDLGMEKRDETDDQITIDAANAIKEHRVGVKCATITPDEARVEEFDLKKMYRSPNGTIRNIIGGTVFRQPIICDNVPRLVPGWTQPIVIGRHAFGDQYRATDMVVDRPGTLTMKFVPEDGSEPIEHTVFDFPGGGVAMSMYNLDDSIRGFARSCMNYGLNMGWPVYLSTKNTIMKAYDGRFKDLFQEVFDAEFKEKFDAAGITYEHRLIDDMVACAMKWSGGFVWACKNYDGDVQSDTVAQGFGSLGLMTSVLMTPEGDVVEAEAAHGTVTRHYRQHQEGKETSTNPIASIFAWTRGLAYRGQFDDTPDVVKFAETLEKVCVDTVEAGFMTKDLALLIGPDQAWMTTNQFLEKLDENLKAEMATW
- the nikR gene encoding nickel-responsive transcriptional regulator NikR; amino-acid sequence: MTDKKSAERVTISLEPELLEQFDLFLDEKGYGNRSEGMRDAVRQLLAQDRVDASEETACVGCVTYVYDHRERQLSNRLMEAQHHHHNIPAATLHLHIDANNCLEATVLNGTVKEVRHVANHITSQTGVKNGHLHIIPVEPEDG
- the rpmB gene encoding 50S ribosomal protein L28 — its product is MARKCALTGRGVLTGNNVSHAHNKTRRRFLPNLQDLSLLSDALGTTVRLRLCASTIRTIEHNGGLDAYLLGTSNLKLTDEAKKLKRRIQRALAKAA
- a CDS encoding DUF3050 domain-containing protein: MTQFNLDLIAPARERLSKHLVYESVRTVEDLRVFMQHHVFSVWDFMSLCKTLQNELAPIQVPWAPKGDPVVRRFINEIVLEEETDQGLPGAEPEFASHFELYCLAMDEIGGDSSLVKAFVETAARDGIQKALSTHDVPAPSRAFMEHTFAFIESGKSHVISAAFALGREHIIPSMFRSFLKDMGITNKDAPAFHYYLERHIHLDEDFHAPLSLRMLNSFIADDARKGKEAEQAALDAIEARTQFWDGVFDALPGNQAAAE